In the Dyella humicola genome, GCCGCGATTGACCAGATCGCCGCAGAACCACAGGCGGTCACTCGCAGGGTCGAAACGGAGCTTGTCGAGTAGGCGTTGAAGTTCGGGATGGCAGCCCTGCACGTCCCCAATGGCGTACGTAGCCATCAGTGCAGCGTTCGCGGAATCGACAGGGTGAACGGCGGAATTGGCGTTTCGAAACGCGTACCGTCGTCAGCCAGCATTTCATAGCTGCCCTGCATCACCCCGACCGCCGTTTCCAGCACGGCGCCCGAGGTGTATTCGTATTCGTCGCCGGGTCGAATCCACGGCTGCTCGCCGACGACGCCTTCCCCGCTGACTTCTTCGACCTTGCCATTGGCGTCGGTAATGACCCAGTGGCGCGTCAGCAGGCGTGCGGGGACATCGCCTGCGTTGTGAAGGGTGATCGTGTAGGCGAAGACGTAGCGGTTGTCGCCGGGACGGGATTGATCGGGGACAAAGCGGGGTTCGACCTGCACGTCGATCGTGTAGGAAGATCTTTCGTTCATGCCGAGATTGTACGGGTTGTCGCCGCGCATGGGGAAAGCTTGCGTGAAAACGGCTGAATCACCGCCCTCTGCGGGGCTTTGGTAGCTCGCCCTGACTCGATGCCTCTGCGAAGACCGTAGGCTTGTGGCCGGTTGTTGCATGGCCGACGAGTTGCTGCATCCACGGGGCTATGTCGACAGCCTGCTCAGGCGCTCGAAACGGGCCCGCTGCGTCCCACGGGGACTCACTTCGGTCGTAAGCGGCAACCTGGCGACAACGCTCAGTTGTCGCGGTATCGCAAAGCCCGCCCTCAACCCATAACAACTTTGGCCAGACGCACGTAGTCGTGCGGCGAGAGGGTTTCGGCGCGGGCCTTGGGGTCTACATCCGCGGCGATGATGGCGCTGCTGTCCATGACGTTCTTGAGCGCATTGCTGAGCGTTTTCCGCCGTTGGGCGAATGCCGCCTTGACGATGGTGTAAATCCGCTCGGGATCGGCGTCCGGTAATTGCTCGGGCGCGAGAGGCACCAGCCGCACGACGGCCGAATCGACCTTCGGCGGTGGGCGGAATGCGCCGGGCGGTACCGTGAACAGCGGTTCCACCCGACAAGCCAGCTGCAACATCACCGAGAGCCGCCCGTACACCTTGCTGCCAGGCTCAGCCGCCATGCGGTCGACCACTTCCTTCTGCAGCATGAAGTGCATGTCCTGGATGGCGCGAGCGTGCTCGACGCAGTGGAACAGGATCGGGCTGGAGATGTAGTACGGCAGGTTGCCGGCCACGCGCAGACGCTCCACACCCTGGCGATGGGCGAGGGCGGTGAAGTCCACCTTGAGCACGTCCGAGTGGATGATGTTCAACTCGCCAACGCTGGCCGCCCGCGCCTTGAGGCCGGGAATCAGGTCAGTGTCCAGTTCGATCGCGGTGAGCTTGCCCGCGGCGGCAAGCAGCGGCAGGGTCAGTGCGCCTTCGCCCGGGCCGATCTCCACGACGAAGTCCTCCGCGCGTGGCGAGATGGCGCTGACGATGCGCTCGATATAGCGCTTCTCGTGGAGGAAGTGCTGGCCGAAGCTTTTCTTGGGACGGGCGTTCATGAGTGATGCCGGGGAGTGGGCTGTGGGCATGCGGACATCGTGTGATGTCGCGAGAAACGAAGACGTGAGTGTGCGCTTGTCGAGTGTGCGGCCGGCTGCGTTGCGTTGCTGCGTGCGCCAGCGCTACCCATCGTCCACTCCGTGCGTGCCCGTGTGTTGGCGTCGTGCCACGAGCTCCAGCGCCATCCGCGCCGCGGCGATCAGGCTCGATGGATCTGCGCGACCGGTTCCGGCGAGATCGAGCGCGGTGCCGTGGTCCACCGAGGTGCGGATGAAGGGTAGACCCAGGGTGAGATTGACTGTGCGGTCAAAGGCTTCGCTCTTGAGTACAGGCAGGGCCTGGTCGTGGTACATCGCCAATACCGCATCGTAGCGCTCACGTTGGGCGGGCACGAAGGCGGTATCGGCGGGCAGCGGCCCGATCAGTTGCATCCCTTCAGCGCGTAGGGTGTCCAGCAAGGGGATGATCGTATCGATCTCCTCACGCCCGAGATGACCACCTTCGCCCGCATGAGGGTTGAGGCCCAGCACGGCGATGCGCGGTTCGCCAAAGCCGAACTTGTCCCGCAGTTCGCGCTGAACGATGCGCAGGACGCGTTCCAGCGTCGCCGGCGTAATGGCAGCAGGCACGGCAGACAACGGGAGGTGTGTCGTGGCCAGCGCGACGCGCAACTCTGGACTGGCCAGCATCATGACGACATCGGCGTGGGCGCGCTCGGCGAAAAATTCGGTATGCCCGCTGAAGCGGATGCCTGCTTCGTTGATGGACGATTTTTGCAGCGGGGCAGTGACGACGGCAGCGTAGCGTCCTGCCATGCAACCATCCGCCGCCTCGGCGAGCGTGGCCAGCACATGTCGGGCATTGCGTGGATCAGGCTGCCCCGGTACTTCCTGCGTATCCAGCGCTACATGATGAATGCGCAGTTCGCCGGGACGCCGAGTGCGAATTGGCGCCGAATCGTCGTCGATAAACTCGACCGGCAGGCCGCAGCGGTCAGCGGCTCGCTGCAGCAGATGGCGATCGGCGATCGCAATGAAATTGGCCGCCAACGGAGTGGCGGCCAATCGGATCAACAGCTCTGGGCCGATCCCCGCCGGCTCACCCGCAGTGATGGCAAGCCGGGGTAGGGTGTCGTTGCTCAACGCCGTCTCAGGGGGACTTCGCCGCGCCCTGCGGCTCGCCAGACTCGCGCAGCTCGGGCACCAGGATGTTCACGTAGGCGTTGGAACGCATCTCGCGCAGGTAGTCTTCATAGACCTGCTCGGCCTTGCGGTTACCGATGGCCTGACGAGCCTGATTGCGCGAGATCTCGTCCGTGCGGTCGGCCTGGCGAGTGCCGAGGCGCTGCAGGATGTGCCAGCCGATTTCACTCTGGAACGGCTGCGAGACTTGGTTGTCCTTCATCTCGCCCAGGTGCTGGGCAATGATCGTGCCCCAGTCCTGCTGCGCGAACCAACCCATGTCGCCACCATTGTTCGCGGTGGTGTCGTCCTTGGAGTTCTCCTTCGCCAGCTTGGCGAAGTCCTCATGCTTGTTGACGATCTGGTTGTACAGATCCATCGCCTTCTGATGGGCCTGCTCCGGCGTCAGCAGCTCGCTGGGCTTGATCAGGATCTGGCGGGCGTGGAACTCGTCCACCATCTGGCGGCTCGGTGCGCGCTGCTCGATCAGCTTGAGGATGTGGAAACCCGTGGGACCGCGCAAGGCAGCGGTGACATCGCCAGCCTTCATATTGGCGACGGCGTCAGCGAAGGCGGGCGGAACTTCATCCACACGGCGCCAGCCAAGATCGCCGCCCTCAAGGGCATCCTGGGCATCGGAATAGCGGATCGCCGCTGCATGGAAGTCCATGCCGCCCTTGATAGCATTGATGGCCTGCTCGGATTTTTCCTGAGCGGCCTTGATGTCGGCGGCACCGGCGCCGGCAGGCAGGCTGACCTGGATATGCGCCAGATGGATTTCACCAGCCTTATAGGAGGGGCTGGTCAGCATGTTGTTGATTTCGCTGTCCGTGACGGTCACCTGGTCGCGCACGACGCTATCGTGCAGGCGCTGGGCCACCAACTGGTCAGAGAGCTGGTGACGGAACGCGGCAAAACTGGAGCCGTCGTGCTCAACCGCTGCCCGCAACTGGTCCGCCGTCATCCGGTTCTGCTGGGCGACCGCATTGACGGCCTGGTCCACATCGGCATCGGAGACGCGGATGCCCTGGTCGTCGGCACGCTGCACCTGCAGCTTCATAAGGATCAGGCGATCGAGTACCTGTCGCTGGAGCACATCCATCGGTGGTAGCTGGCCGGGATTGCTGGCGTACTGCTGCTGCACGGAGCGCACGGCTTCGTTCAGCTCGCTCTGCAGGATGACGCCTTCATCCACCACCGCCACGATACGGTCGAGCGGCTGTTTGCCGGTGGCCGCCTGCGGCAGCAACTGGGCATGGGTGGGCAAGGCGGTCGCCGTAGCGATCGCGAGCAGGAACATCGCGAAAGGTTGCTTCATTAGTCCGGAGCCTTCAATCGCCCGAGGCGACAGGGAAGTTATTGATATCCAAGAATACCACTGCGCAGGAGGTTTTCCGACTTGCCCATCGAGCTCCCCATGCCCTTGAATTCGACTTCAAACATGATGGAGGTGTTGGTGGAGGCGCCTGCCGCTGGCGTAAGGTAGTTGTAGGAATTCACGTAATGTCGTGCGATCAGGCGTAGGGCAACGCAGCAGCTGTCATATTCCACGCCAGCGAGCGCCTCCACCGTGGCCTTGTCCAGCACCGAATACGTCCAGTGGCCAAGCAGTCGCCAGCGATCGGAGACGGGATAGACAATGGATGCGTCGTATTGTTCCAGCAGGGGTTGCACGCTGCCGGGGGTGCGGCGGTAGCGGTAGGAGAAATTGATGATGCCGTCGGTGAGCAGGCGTCGCTGAACCCCGATCGCGCCGAGATCGGTGAGGCGGGTGTTCGGGTTCCACTGATAGGACGAGGTGACTCGCCATTGGTCGTCGAGCTGGGTGTCTAGCTCGGCAACGTAGTCAGAGCCGGACCAGTTGGTGGGCGGGGGGACGGAATTGCCATAGGGCAGCTGTACCCGCTGTTCGGTGAAGTAGCGGATTTGGCCAAAGCTCGCCGATAGGCGCTCGACGCCGTTTTCGTCCAACAGGCGCGAAGTGATCGCGCCGGTGAGATTGTTGGCATTCATCTGCCGGTCCGCGCCGGAAAATTGGTTCGGCGTAAACAGCTGCCAAGTGTCGAACGACATCAGGTTGGTATCGAATAACGGCAAGTTGTCCTGATCCCGGTACGGCACATACAGGTAATAAATCCGAGGCTCCAGTGTCTGGGTGTAACTGGTGCCAAATAGCGATGTGCTGCGGTCGAAGATCAATCCGCTGTCGAGACTGACAATGGGCAACGAGCGGCTAGGCGAGGTTTGAGTGAATGGCGTGGCTATGCCTGGCGTGAGTGGTCCGACGTAGCCGAACGCATTGTAGTTGCCGATCAGATCGTAGGCCGTATAGCGATAAGCGACCTTGGGGCGTACAAACCACGAGGCACCTCGAAAGTCCGCGGCAAGATAGGGGTACAGGTCGAGACGATTGCCTTCGACCGACTCGTCCTTGCGGAAGGCGACCGCTTCGGTATTGGCCCCAAACTCCAGCCATCGTTCGATCGGCACATCCACATTGAAGACGGCGCGCGGCCAGCGCTTGTACTGCACCGAGCTGTCGGGTAACGAGGGGTCGATGTTCTGGTAATCGTCCGCGCCGATCCAGGCCGCCCACAAGCTACCGCCCCCCCAAGTGCCGCTCCCCACGACGTAGGCGCTCGATGTGAGCGTGCCGATGGATGCAGTGAACAGGTCATTGCCGAAGTCGCGCAGATAATTGCGATCCGACGCGCGATTGATGCTTGTCGTGAATGCCCACGGACCAAACAGGTGCGTATAGTCGTTGAGCTTGAACAGGTAGCGATTGGTGTTCTCGGTGTTGATGACGCTATCTGGATCCGTCGTGCCACGATCGTTCGGCAGGAACTCGATATTCATCTGGCCGGTGCTGCCAGGGACGTAGTAGCGGAACTCGCCACCCAGTAACACGCCGCGGTCGGTGTAGATGCGCGGATCCAGCGTGGCGTCGTAATTCGGCGCCAGGTTGAGGTAATAGGGCGCGCTGATCATCAGGCCCGAGCGGCTGGAATTACCAATGGTCGGGTCCAGGAAGCCGGTCTTGCGCTCGTCGTTGATCGGGAAGCTGAAGTAGGGCATGTAAAAGATCGGCACGTTGCCGACATACATGGTCGCGCTGCGGGCAATACCCTCGCCGGTCTCCTTGTCCATGCGGATGTCTTTGGCGCGCAGTTCCCACACATGGCTGCCGACATCGCAGGTGGAATAGGTCGCCTGGAAATAGCGGGTGCGCTGATCGTCCAGCATCTGGCCTTGTTCGGCCACGCCATGGCCGCGTGAGGTCAACATCTGATAGGTCACGTTGTCGGCGATGCCGGTGCTGGCGTCCTGGTTGCCACGCATGTGGTCAGAAGACATCAGCTGGCCGACTTCCTGGTAGCGCACGTTGCCGCGCGCATCGTAGTCGCTGGTGTCCTGGTTGTAGTCCGCCACGTCGGCTTGAACGCGCTGGTCGGCGCGTTCCATCTTCACCCTCCCCTCAAGGTGGTAGATAGACTGGTTGGAGCTATCCACGCGCTCGGCGTAGACATAGGTATTGGAGGTGGCACGCACCGAGCTGTCCTTGCTCAGCAACGGGTCGTAGAAATCGAGCATGGCGTTCGGTCGGCACATCGCGAAACTGACCGGCCTTGGCGCGCAGTGGAACGCACCGAGCGGGCAGCCCGCCGCCGCTCTGGCGGTAATCGTGGGTCCCGACGTTTGCGGCGCCGACTGAGCTTCAACCGGGCCACCGAACAGGGCAAAGGCAGCAGCGACCGCCAACAGGCGGCGCGGGGGCAGGTGGCGCGAAGTCAGCTTGGGCGTCACGTTGGCAGTCTGTCGGCTGGGAGGCTCGTAAAACTATCAGAAAGACCCCCTGGACGGCAGTTGCATCAGCGGCCCGTGGTACGAGGATCAGGTATCAGCCGGCTAAATCGAGCACGGCCGACGCCCGGTGGCGAGCCGATCCGAACCCGGAGTCGTACATCGCCCGCCCCTGCTGCGCCAGCGAACCCCACACCGTCCCCAGCCGTCTAGCCGCAAGGCGTCGCGTGACAACTGGAGCAGCGCTAGGCGTCCAGTAGCTCGCCGACGTGTGCGGCGACGCTCGCGGCCAGGGCCAGCAGGTTGTAGCCGCCTTCCAGACTGGATACCAATCGCCCCTCGGCGTGGGCGTGCGCCACGTCGAGTAGTCGGCTGGTGATCCAGGCGTAGTCTTCGCTGCCCAGGCGCAGGTCGGCCAAGGGGTCATTGCGATGGGCGTCGAAGCCTGCCGATACCAGCACCAGCTGTGGCTTGAACGCGTGCAGCCGAGGGATTAGCGCGCCCTCCCACAGTTCGCGGAACTCGTAGGAGCCATCGCCCGGCGACAACGGCGCGTTGACGATATTGCCAACGCCGCGTTCGTCCTCGCGCCCGCTGTCGGGGTACAAGGGCATCTGGTGGCTGGAAATGAACAGCACACGCGATTCCTTGGCGAAGATATCTTGCGTGCCGTTGCCATGATGGACGTCGAAGTCGGCGATGGCGACGCGCTTGAGGCCATGGGCCGCCATGGCGTGGGTCGCCGCCACGGCGATATTGTTGAACAGGCAAAAGCCCATGGCCCGGTCCGGCGGCGCGTGATGGCCGGGTGGCCTCACCGCGCAAAAGGCCTGCCCACCGCCGCTGAGCACGGCGTCCACGGCCGCCACGGCGGCGCCGGCCGCCCGCAGCGCAGCTTCGGCCGAACCGTGGGACATCAGGGTGTCTTCATCGAGCCGGACGGTGCCGCTCTCGGGCACGATGCCCAGGATGCGATCGATGTGCTCGGCGGTATGCACACGCAGCAGCTGTTCACGCGTTGCGCGCGGCGCCTCGATGCGGTCCAGGGCAGCGAAGCGGTCATGGTCGAGCGCTTGAAGTACGGCACGCAGACGCGCTGGCGATTCGGCGTGATCCGGGCCGGGATCGTGTTGCAGGCAGTGGGCGTGGGTATAGAGCCGCAGCATGGCCCCTACGCTTTTCGGCGGCGCTCGTGCTGCCATAACACCTCACCGTGGCCGCTGGCGCGGGCCAGCACGCGGGAGATCACGAACAGCAGGTCGGAAAGGCGGTTGAGGTAGCGTTGGGCTTGCGGTCGCACGTCTTCGACACGGGCCAGTGCGATGACTTCACGCTCGGCACGGCGACACACGGTGCGTGCCAGATGGCAGCAGGACGCGGCCATGCCGCCGCCGGGCAGGATGAAGTCCTTGAGCGGCGGCAGCGGGTCATTAAAACCGTCGAGCACCTGCTCCAGCCGGTCGATGTCCTTGTCCTCGATCATCGCCATGCCGGGAATACACAGCTCGCCGCCGAGGTCGAACAGCTCATGCTGGACCTGGGTCAGTGCTTCGCGGATGGCGTCGTCCACGCCAGCGGCAGCCAGCACCATGCCGATGGTGCTGTTGAGTTCGTCGACCGTGCCATAGGCCGATACGCGTAGCGAGTCTTTGGCGACGCGGGAACCATCGCCAAGGCCGGTGCTGCCATCGTCACCCGTGCGGGTGTAGATCTTTGAGAGGCGATTACCCACGGGTGGCCACTGTCTCGTTAGCGGTGCAGGTCACGCGACGCGACGGTATGACCGAGCGTGCGCGAAAGCTGGGTGACCAGCACGTGCAGCAGGGCGCCGATGCCTACGTAAAACGCGGTGGTACCGAGGAACGGCAGATACCAGTCGCCCAGGTTCGCGAACCATGCGCTGAAGCTGCGCGGCTGCGGCACGCTGTTGCTGAGCCAGTAGAAGCTGCCGTTGGAGAGCACGTAGCAGGCCAGTTGGCTGACCAGCAGCGCCACGGCCGCAAGACCCAGGGTCGACATGCTCAGGCCGCGCTGGTGGCGCGCCAGCCAGCTGCCGCCCATCCACAGGGACAGGTAGGCCGGAATCAGGAACCAGTAGGCCACCGATACGCAGTAGTGGCTCCAGAAGTCGATGCCCTGTCCGTTGATCACCAGGTAATCAATGAGGACGGCCCCGGCCATGAGCAGCGGAAATGCCCAACGAAACGATCCGCGCAGCCAGAACCCGGCCAGGAAGAACACCGCCCACGACGCATCGCGCACATCATGGTTGAACAGCGAAAGGTGAATGCGGGTGGCGGTCATCACCAGGGCGAGTGCCAGGAAGATGCCTAGCCGCTGGGTTTGCGTCATAGCCATGAGTTGCTCCGTCTGATACGCCAAATGCAGACAGCAAGTCTATCGCAATTATGGATAGCCGAACGCCTCTTGAATGGGGGCTGCCATGGGGTCCGGCCGTTTCAGCGCGTATCATCCCCCGCCATGATTACCTCATCTGATCACGTCGCCCCTGTGACTTCCGCTCAGCAGCCGGTCCTTATCATTGGTGGTGGACTGGTGGGCGCCAGCCTGGCCATTGCGCTCGACGCGGCCGGTATCG is a window encoding:
- the rsmA gene encoding 16S rRNA (adenine(1518)-N(6)/adenine(1519)-N(6))-dimethyltransferase RsmA, whose amino-acid sequence is MNARPKKSFGQHFLHEKRYIERIVSAISPRAEDFVVEIGPGEGALTLPLLAAAGKLTAIELDTDLIPGLKARAASVGELNIIHSDVLKVDFTALAHRQGVERLRVAGNLPYYISSPILFHCVEHARAIQDMHFMLQKEVVDRMAAEPGSKVYGRLSVMLQLACRVEPLFTVPPGAFRPPPKVDSAVVRLVPLAPEQLPDADPERIYTIVKAAFAQRRKTLSNALKNVMDSSAIIAADVDPKARAETLSPHDYVRLAKVVMG
- a CDS encoding cob(I)yrinic acid a,c-diamide adenosyltransferase, translating into MGNRLSKIYTRTGDDGSTGLGDGSRVAKDSLRVSAYGTVDELNSTIGMVLAAAGVDDAIREALTQVQHELFDLGGELCIPGMAMIEDKDIDRLEQVLDGFNDPLPPLKDFILPGGGMAASCCHLARTVCRRAEREVIALARVEDVRPQAQRYLNRLSDLLFVISRVLARASGHGEVLWQHERRRKA
- the apaG gene encoding Co2+/Mg2+ efflux protein ApaG, with translation MNERSSYTIDVQVEPRFVPDQSRPGDNRYVFAYTITLHNAGDVPARLLTRHWVITDANGKVEEVSGEGVVGEQPWIRPGDEYEYTSGAVLETAVGVMQGSYEMLADDGTRFETPIPPFTLSIPRTLH
- a CDS encoding LPS-assembly protein LptD, yielding MTPKLTSRHLPPRRLLAVAAAFALFGGPVEAQSAPQTSGPTITARAAAGCPLGAFHCAPRPVSFAMCRPNAMLDFYDPLLSKDSSVRATSNTYVYAERVDSSNQSIYHLEGRVKMERADQRVQADVADYNQDTSDYDARGNVRYQEVGQLMSSDHMRGNQDASTGIADNVTYQMLTSRGHGVAEQGQMLDDQRTRYFQATYSTCDVGSHVWELRAKDIRMDKETGEGIARSATMYVGNVPIFYMPYFSFPINDERKTGFLDPTIGNSSRSGLMISAPYYLNLAPNYDATLDPRIYTDRGVLLGGEFRYYVPGSTGQMNIEFLPNDRGTTDPDSVINTENTNRYLFKLNDYTHLFGPWAFTTSINRASDRNYLRDFGNDLFTASIGTLTSSAYVVGSGTWGGGSLWAAWIGADDYQNIDPSLPDSSVQYKRWPRAVFNVDVPIERWLEFGANTEAVAFRKDESVEGNRLDLYPYLAADFRGASWFVRPKVAYRYTAYDLIGNYNAFGYVGPLTPGIATPFTQTSPSRSLPIVSLDSGLIFDRSTSLFGTSYTQTLEPRIYYLYVPYRDQDNLPLFDTNLMSFDTWQLFTPNQFSGADRQMNANNLTGAITSRLLDENGVERLSASFGQIRYFTEQRVQLPYGNSVPPPTNWSGSDYVAELDTQLDDQWRVTSSYQWNPNTRLTDLGAIGVQRRLLTDGIINFSYRYRRTPGSVQPLLEQYDASIVYPVSDRWRLLGHWTYSVLDKATVEALAGVEYDSCCVALRLIARHYVNSYNYLTPAAGASTNTSIMFEVEFKGMGSSMGKSENLLRSGILGYQ
- a CDS encoding histone deacetylase family protein — encoded protein: MLRLYTHAHCLQHDPGPDHAESPARLRAVLQALDHDRFAALDRIEAPRATREQLLRVHTAEHIDRILGIVPESGTVRLDEDTLMSHGSAEAALRAAGAAVAAVDAVLSGGGQAFCAVRPPGHHAPPDRAMGFCLFNNIAVAATHAMAAHGLKRVAIADFDVHHGNGTQDIFAKESRVLFISSHQMPLYPDSGREDERGVGNIVNAPLSPGDGSYEFRELWEGALIPRLHAFKPQLVLVSAGFDAHRNDPLADLRLGSEDYAWITSRLLDVAHAHAEGRLVSSLEGGYNLLALAASVAAHVGELLDA
- the pdxA gene encoding 4-hydroxythreonine-4-phosphate dehydrogenase PdxA, with translation MSNDTLPRLAITAGEPAGIGPELLIRLAATPLAANFIAIADRHLLQRAADRCGLPVEFIDDDSAPIRTRRPGELRIHHVALDTQEVPGQPDPRNARHVLATLAEAADGCMAGRYAAVVTAPLQKSSINEAGIRFSGHTEFFAERAHADVVMMLASPELRVALATTHLPLSAVPAAITPATLERVLRIVQRELRDKFGFGEPRIAVLGLNPHAGEGGHLGREEIDTIIPLLDTLRAEGMQLIGPLPADTAFVPAQRERYDAVLAMYHDQALPVLKSEAFDRTVNLTLGLPFIRTSVDHGTALDLAGTGRADPSSLIAAARMALELVARRQHTGTHGVDDG
- a CDS encoding peptidylprolyl isomerase yields the protein MKQPFAMFLLAIATATALPTHAQLLPQAATGKQPLDRIVAVVDEGVILQSELNEAVRSVQQQYASNPGQLPPMDVLQRQVLDRLILMKLQVQRADDQGIRVSDADVDQAVNAVAQQNRMTADQLRAAVEHDGSSFAAFRHQLSDQLVAQRLHDSVVRDQVTVTDSEINNMLTSPSYKAGEIHLAHIQVSLPAGAGAADIKAAQEKSEQAINAIKGGMDFHAAAIRYSDAQDALEGGDLGWRRVDEVPPAFADAVANMKAGDVTAALRGPTGFHILKLIEQRAPSRQMVDEFHARQILIKPSELLTPEQAHQKAMDLYNQIVNKHEDFAKLAKENSKDDTTANNGGDMGWFAQQDWGTIIAQHLGEMKDNQVSQPFQSEIGWHILQRLGTRQADRTDEISRNQARQAIGNRKAEQVYEDYLREMRSNAYVNILVPELRESGEPQGAAKSP